A window of Daphnia carinata strain CSIRO-1 chromosome 5, CSIRO_AGI_Dcar_HiC_V3, whole genome shotgun sequence genomic DNA:
ttttttttttcttttattcaagACCTCCTCACTTATAAATCCTTCAGAATGCGACGGTCCAGCGCCAAGTGACGTGGGGACGTGGGTGGGAAAGACACCATATTGGCCCTTTCTACTTACTGCTGTATATTAAATTCCCCGTCTTGCCCTGTTCCCAATCATCCAgcacccctccccccccccgaaCATAGTGACGTAACGCTTTacttaagtaaaaagaaaaagaaaaagacttaCGTTCTATAGACGGGACGAAAGGCTGTCGAAGACGACGCTGATTCTGAACTATTGATGGGCGAACCGTGTTGCGAGGCGGGCGGGGCGGTCATCATGGCGGACGCTGCGGTCGGGACAGCCGACGAAGGCGTGGTAGAGGGCGCGGCCATAGGCAAATGTTGGCTCCGCGATGATGAGCCCGGACTGGGCATGTCGGAATCGGCGCCCGTCGACGTGCCGGCGCTCATCGTCGGCGGCAAGGGCGTCGCGTGGATCGGGTTCAATCGATtcaactgctgctgctgttgttgttgttgttgctgctgttgttgttgttgctgctgttgttgttgaggcgAGACGTAGGGATGGTATTGATGTTGGCCCAGGTTGTTGCCGCTGTTCAACTTCAAGTTGGGCGGCGTCTGCGGCGGCGTGTCCGTCTGAACGGCGTCCGTGTACCCGTTGTAGGCGGCGCTGGACGCCGACGAGCCGGCGTAGCCGTTGCTGTAGCCCGTCAGACTCGGATAGCGTCCGTACGATCCGAATCCGGCGGCCATTTTGGCGTTCATGGCCGCCATGTTGGACATGCCGTTCATCATGCTGCTACCACCTGATTCACGTTGCAAAAACATCGAGAACATGAGCCAAATGTCttcagacattttttttctttccgaaaTGCTTTgccattaaacaaaaaatagaattatAGATGCCAAAAACACGCCCCGAACATTGAAGGATGCGTCATtgggccgtttttttttttttttttttttttttctagccgGCTTGTATAGAACCAACCACCGTCACACGACTCTACGTTTGTATAATAGGATaggcaaaagggaaaactaTCTACGACAACAGACGCTCGTACTTTTGAGGtttccattcttcttcttttttttttttttttttttttgaacaccCCTTCGTTAGATAGATAATACCCAAAAACCCGCCCTCCCCTCTTTTCATGCAACGAGTTGGCGTTAGCCATTGACCAACTGCGAGTTCAATTACATGACATAAACTATacgaaaaaatgttgacaaattttcagagagagagagagagagagagagagctcttACCAGTCATGGTGGCCATCGAGCTCATCGGTCCGTTGACTCCCGAAAACCAGGAATGGTGATTGGGCGGACCGACGGCCGCCaaatggtggtggtggtgatgagccgcggcggcggctgcggcTGCGGCCGCCGCTGCCGCTGGATGCATCATGGCCGCCGCCATCATCTGACTGCCAGCGCCACCGTTGTTGGCCGAGACGGCCAGGTGAGCGTTGGGCGGCGGTGGTGTCTTACAGGCGGCCATATCGGCCAGCGACCAGATCTTGGGCTTGGCCGAAGAGGACGACGATGTCGGCGAGGACAGTtgctgttgatgttgttggtGCATGTCCATGACGGAGCCGCCGTGAGCCGAGGACGCATAGCCGGCCATCTGATGGTGATGGTACGGGTTGTTCATCAAATTGGAGACGGACACGGAGACGGACACGTCCCCACCGTGATGATGGTGGCCGTGCTGAGGGTGAACCAAgtggtggtgatggtgcgGATGGACCAGGTGGTTCAACGAATTGCTGCCGATGGAATGAGGGGACACGGAGCCACGTGAATCATCATCGCAATCGCTCTTGTCGTCGCCATCAtctgtttcaattttcaatttgttcagTTTTGGAAAGTAAAGGAAATACTGTTCTTTAGGCCGTTTGGCTTTCGCTATCTGACCACAACATGATAAGACACGTCTCTCAGTTCAACATTtgagaaaacgtttttttttcttttcttttcttttcttttttttttttaacgaaacacACGACGACTTGGGTGGCTATCGAAATTCTTTTACAAGCTGCTGTCAGTCCTTTCTGCCCgtccaaacaaaacaaaacggaaaaagaaaatgggaaaattgaTAAGGAAAAACGATGATGAgcgtgttgtttttctctctgtttctttACTCACGATTATACATGTTTACGATGATACATGTAAAAGATTATCGGCCTAACTGGGGTTTTACCTGTGTGTGGTGTACAAACTGTTTAAtcaaaggccttttttttttttttttttgtttctttttctttttcgttttgtttgaaCGGGTGTCGACAGGACGTCTGCAATCTCACCGTCTCCATCCTATTGGGTATGCTATCGAACCTTTGGCCCcttcgtttcgtttctttatCCACTTGTGAAGTGACAAGGAATCAAAGAATTTGCTGTGGCTGACATCGACAcacatcaaaaaaaaaaaaagaaaagagctgaTGCGTATCGCGCGCCAAAGTCCCGTCTAATCCCCGTGACTATACACGTATCGGCTACCGACACTTGTGAAATGCACACGAGTGTTTAGGCCTACGCTTGCACAGACCATCCGATTATCAGCCGTTTCCAAATCGcattacattttcaaattcggaatgtaaaaaaaaaaaaaataatagggGATATTACCTTTGTCGAGTTTGGAGTGTTTCATCTTCTTGCCATGGTGCTGTTTGCCGTGCGTCGGCGAAGAGGATTCGTCGTCGCTTCGGCCGCTGTCGcagtcgtcgtcgtcgtcgtcgttgcgATTTTTCGGCTCCCACGTCATCTTGTTCTCCTTCTTGAGTCGTCGTCGGGCGTTGGCGAACCAGGTGGAGACTTGGGTCAGCGTCATTTTCGTGATGATGGCCAACATGATCTTCTCGCCTTTGGTCGGGTACGGGTTCTTCTTGTGCTCCGACAGCCAGGCCTTGAGCGTCGCCGTCGATTCGCGGGTGGCGTTCTTACGGCGGGCAGCTAAATCATAGCTGGCCccgtaccttttttttttcaattaaaacgTCTTGTTAATTGTTGAATATTGtataaagaaaatcatttaaaaattcgtGATAgtatagggggggggggggtgctgATTGAAGGACAATAGAGGGGGAACTGTACAATGTCagtgaaaatgaatgaaacgaCATGGGCAAATTGTTTTTCGggtttcatttgatttgacaGTAAATGaccaagaagagaagaaaaaacccTCAAATAGTGTTCCCCCCCACCCCTCACCTCCCTGTCTATTGACAACGCTGATTAGCTTTAATCCAGGGCTAATGATAAGTCCCATCCGCGCGCCCCCCTCCCCTGCTTGCCATTTTCCACGGCTTATTGTCTAAGATTGACTGATGCGCACagctgtacacacacacagcctctttcaattttttttgtttttttttgggggggggggcaaagcCCCATAGTCTTTAATTCTTGTGCACACATTAGTAAATATGTATATAGTCTGTATCtatgtgtttgtgtgtgtgtgcgtttcttgttgatgtatacatatatattcgccctttttgttttcttttatgtttggGATGTTCAAGTGTAAAAGGGACTGGGCTTAAGAACTACATGGAGacttagttaaaaaaaaaaaagaaataaatcaattaAGGGATTGTTGATGAAAGACATTGAAGAAGAATTTTCCATGTACCCATAAGCGGCTAGAGCTGGATCGTATGGATAATAGCCGGGCGCCGACTGGTGTAGTCCTGGTGCGGTCGACCAAGCAGAAACGTCGCTTCCTCCCGTTCCGGCTTCTTTCAGCGAGTACGGATTGGtctattttcattcaaaaagaaaagagaaatatgcaaaattatttatttgatttgtaTACAGTTATATCTATAATAAGATATTAAAACGTGTACATctatagaaatgaaaaagagccGTAACAACCAACGCGATGACAATGTAGATAGAACAAATacaatgttttatttcaagtCCGTCAATCACCTGTAGACATCATCTCATCCTTATAGGCctaatatcttttttatttttccaatttcTGTTCTCTTATCgcgtcccctttttttttttttttttctttttatttatttgggTTATTTCTTGTGTGTCATTTGCCCCCCTTCGTTAACTGCTGCCATGTCGGTCTGCCTTCCCTGTCTATATACGTATAGACGTGTGTGTAAAAACTATAGACGATGTTAAGAAAAGATGGACCTCTCTTTCCCTCCTTTCTTATATATACACGTATCTATAGCACACGCACGTCTCACTGCAATACCAACACACAGTatgtatatatgtgtgtgtgtgtgtgtgtgtgtgtgtgtgtgggtatGCTATATAGCTGAGGCGCGCGACAGTATCTCCAGCCGCCATCTTGGCGCCTCTTAGCCTGAAACAACACCGATAATCCGGCCGGACaatctgtctctctctctctctctctctcccttctcCTCCCCTCCTGCTCCACCTTCCTTGAccgtcttcttcctcttcgtgtgtccgtcttttttttttttttttcttattcgttaTATTATACGTATAGATACATGTATATAGCGTCTGCCACGCTAAAGAGTTCCCAAAGAGAAGAGAACTAAAAcaagccaaataaaaaataaaaacaaataaaggcAAAAGACTATATGTTaaataagggggaaaaaaaaataaaataaaaacgctCGTTCCTCATTATactggttttttctttctttttttttggggggggggaagattCAGAAAGAggggaggcaaaaaaaaaaaaaaaatcaaattctttcttttttttttttggaaataaatAGCGATGAGGTATATCGTGAGTCGAAGACCGGGACTGCGTTGGTGTATCGGAAAAGATTGTTGTGGATGGTTTGGTTTTAGAACGAAGCTATTTGATGAAACGTGAAGCAATTTGACAATGGcgtatagaaaaagaaagaatttttgaaaataatcaaaaaaaaaaaaaaaaaaaaaaaaagaaaagaaagaaaaagaagaaaaacaaaagagctcGAAATCTCTTTTTaatgttgatgatgatgatgtgtGTTGCTCCGGGATCGcgcatcatcatcaaaaaaatacaaaaaaaaaaaaaaaaataataataatacaaaaattgagctcccctctttttttttttttttttttttttttctttacttctcCTCCTCTtcgtacaattttttttttaacggtgGATTGATAAAGAGTATATACATATCTAacctattcttcttttttttttccgttgtattttttcataggccacacacgcaaaaacgccatcaacgtaaaaaaaaaaaaaaaaaaaaaaaaaaagacaacgaaaatctaAAACCCCTCCggataattctttttttcgtgtttctctTCAACCAACAGCAAAAGAGCGCATCCCCACACAAATAGATACTATTGttttacattattatttgaatataataaaaaaacaaaacaaaataaagggggggggggactataCATCAAATCGAATCAGAGATGAATGTGTCTCTTtcacaaaaaaacacaatcagCTGTTTCGGTTTAAAGtggtgtgtgtatatatatatatagagagagagatctATACACAtatttattgttaaaaaaaaatacaatccATCGTCGTTATTTGATGTTACGTCCGCACAAAAAATTGTGCAGAGGAAATCGAATGACACAAAAacttgtgtgtttgtgtgtgcggTGTTGATGACTATCGCGTTTGACGTGGAgggatcccccccccccccttctttgggggggaggggggggggaatgtgATGGCCGCCGCCCGTCTCTATGAATCCATCATCAGTCGGATAAATAGACAACTTGGCATTTTTaaattcgaaagaaaagaacgccGACCCTAACACGAGATGGACATTGTACGTAAAAGAATGTTGAACATCTCGCCGATTGTTCTTCACACACAACGAATGAATtggctcttttcttctcccccccctcctctgaaaatgaggagaaaaaaaaaacatggacaCGGGTATGtataagaaaagaacaacaaacgCCAGAGTCATTGCTCATTTGCTTTTTCGTGGTCGTGTAATCGGTGtcggagtaaaaaaaaaaaaacaaaaaaaaacaaagc
This region includes:
- the LOC130702985 gene encoding homeobox protein caupolican-like → MTTMSSYSQFGYPYSAASQLLMSTGSPSGGGPASSSSSSSSSSSSAAALAASGAASPGGGDSVNADGPANNLNANASSAAGSGAASPCCDSGRPLVTDPVTGQTVCSCQYERLQALQNGLAAGYGPAAAAAAARLAAVSSAVTGVTGLHGVYSAAYPSSDQNPYPSLGMDSTTAFYSSLTNPYSLKEAGTGGSDVSAWSTAPGLHQSAPGYYPYDPALAAYGYGASYDLAARRKNATRESTATLKAWLSEHKKNPYPTKGEKIMLAIITKMTLTQVSTWFANARRRLKKENKMTWEPKNRNDDDDDDCDSGRSDDESSSPTHGKQHHGKKMKHSKLDKDDGDDKSDCDDDSRGSVSPHSIGSNSLNHLVHPHHHHHLVHPQHGHHHHGGDVSVSVSVSNLMNNPYHHHQMAGYASSAHGGSVMDMHQQHQQQLSSPTSSSSSAKPKIWSLADMAACKTPPPPNAHLAVSANNGGAGSQMMAAAMMHPAAAAAAAAAAAAAHHHHHHLAAVGPPNHHSWFSGVNGPMSSMATMTGGSSMMNGMSNMAAMNAKMAAGFGSYGRYPSLTGYSNGYAGSSASSAAYNGYTDAVQTDTPPQTPPNLKLNSGNNLGQHQYHPYVSPQQQQQQQQQQQQQQQQQQQQLNRLNPIHATPLPPTMSAGTSTGADSDMPSPGSSSRSQHLPMAAPSTTPSSAVPTAASAMMTAPPASQHGSPINSSESASSSTAFRPVYRTSPIGGSGYAS